The following coding sequences lie in one Allochromatium vinosum DSM 180 genomic window:
- the cysN gene encoding sulfate adenylyltransferase subunit CysN produces MSSLHEFPAIDHGLLRFLTCGSVDDGKSTLIGRLLYDTKAILADTLHAIAATSQRRGLSELDLSLLTDGLQAEREQGITIDVAYRYFSTGTRKYIIADAPGHEQYTRNMVTAASTAHLAIILVDARRGVQTQTRRHSYLAHLVGLPHLVVAVNKMDLVDYDQAVFERIRAEYLDFAARLGIEDVRFIPLSALHGDNVVERGERLDWYDGPTLLELLETTPAAHTERPESFRFPVQYVRRPRDAANPDLHDYRGYMGRVESGEIAIGDPVLVLPSGRRSRVRDIQVGGVSQPSAMHEQSVTLLLEDELDISRGDLLVRPDEAPPTVRELEAHVCWLAETPLSPARTYVLRHTTREVRARVKRIAYRLDLNRLERESAVQLDMNDIARVSLSLAQPICPDPYALNRATGAFILIDESTNDTVGAGMIVEASASPSP; encoded by the coding sequence ATGTCATCGCTACACGAATTCCCCGCCATCGATCATGGCCTGCTGCGGTTCCTCACCTGCGGCAGCGTCGACGACGGCAAGAGCACCCTGATCGGGCGTCTGCTCTACGACACCAAGGCGATCCTTGCCGACACCCTGCACGCCATCGCCGCGACCTCGCAGCGCCGGGGTCTGAGCGAGCTGGATCTGTCGCTCCTGACCGACGGACTCCAGGCCGAGCGCGAACAGGGCATCACCATCGATGTCGCCTACCGCTATTTCTCGACCGGCACGCGCAAGTACATCATCGCCGACGCGCCCGGGCACGAGCAGTACACGCGCAACATGGTCACGGCCGCCTCGACCGCCCATCTGGCGATCATCCTGGTCGACGCGCGTCGGGGCGTGCAGACCCAGACGCGCCGGCATTCCTATCTGGCCCATCTGGTCGGCCTCCCGCATCTGGTGGTGGCTGTCAACAAGATGGATCTGGTGGACTACGATCAGGCGGTGTTCGAGCGCATCCGCGCCGAATATCTCGACTTCGCCGCGCGGCTCGGGATCGAGGACGTGCGGTTCATCCCGCTCTCGGCGCTCCACGGCGACAACGTGGTCGAGCGCGGCGAGCGGCTCGACTGGTACGACGGCCCGACCCTGCTGGAACTCCTGGAGACGACGCCGGCCGCCCACACCGAGCGTCCCGAGTCCTTCCGCTTTCCGGTGCAGTACGTGCGCCGTCCGCGCGACGCGGCCAATCCCGATCTGCACGACTATCGCGGCTACATGGGGCGGGTGGAGTCGGGCGAGATCGCCATCGGTGATCCGGTGCTGGTGCTGCCCTCGGGACGCCGTAGCCGGGTGCGCGACATCCAGGTCGGCGGCGTCAGCCAGCCGAGCGCCATGCACGAGCAGTCGGTGACGCTGCTGCTGGAGGACGAACTCGACATCTCGCGCGGCGATCTGCTGGTCCGCCCGGACGAGGCGCCGCCGACCGTGCGCGAGCTGGAGGCGCATGTCTGCTGGCTCGCGGAGACACCGCTCTCACCCGCGCGCACCTATGTGCTGCGCCATACCACGCGCGAGGTCCGGGCCAGGGTCAAGCGCATCGCGTATCGGCTGGATCTCAACCGGCTGGAACGCGAATCCGCCGTCCAGCTCGACATGAACGACATCGCCCGCGTCAGCCTGTCGCTCGCCCAGCCGATCTGCCCCGATCCCTATGCGCTCAACCGCGCCACCGGCGCTTTCATCCTCATCGACGAGAGCACCAACGATACGGTCGGGGCCGGGATGATCGTCGAAGCTAGCGCGTCACCATCACCCTGA